In Arachis hypogaea cultivar Tifrunner chromosome 7, arahy.Tifrunner.gnm2.J5K5, whole genome shotgun sequence, the genomic window TAAAGACCACAGTTCCATCTCCTTTCAAGGTCTTCTTCTCAGAGAGCAACATGATTTTTACGAAGGCCTATAGGGAGGCACCTTCTCCAACACCCCCATAATAGAAATATTATTGTACAGGAACTGAATGAATTACtcacctttgatcttctcttgtgACTTCTAATGGTGTACTTTGATGCTCTCAGCCTCTTTTGGTGTTTCTGTTTGCTCTGATCCTTTAGCAACTTTGGCAAGTTGAAATTAGTTTTAGAAACTTGGTTAAAAAAAATGAGTTTCATTTGATTAATTCTAATTAAAAGATTATGTTTGAAGAGTCTTAATGAAAGTAAAGTAAAGGACAATTGAAATAAACTTAATATAGAATTGAAGTTAGTCTAATAACTTGGTTAAATAAAATAAGTGGTGTGGTTGTGTTAATTATGAAATTGATTTGTGAATTAACTTAATTGATTTCGATCAACAATGAAAAGTGTAaataagttattaaaattaacatgAAAATATTTTACTAACTAAAGGtttaaaagttaattatttgtcaaCTCAAGGGTTTGTGACTAGGAAGTGCgagtataaaattttaatagagCTAAATATGAGAGTTGAGGAAAAAATGATATATTTAAAGAATATGGAGTCAAAATTGGAATGTTCAAGAATCATGAGATAAGTGTTAAGTACATTTAGTGGTGTTTTAAATTtgagtttgatgatgatgaaagTTGGGCTAACTAGCCTATATAGTGACAAATTAAAGAAtgatataatgagattgaatgAAATATGCCATGTTTCAGTCAGATTGATGTTGGTTATAAACGATTATGTTATATTTAAGTTGGTATGCAATCTTGACCTCAAGTCTAGGATGTCGTATTAGGGACCTCATACCCCTAAGCCATATGTAATGGTCGAAACCTAACCTGGTGGATATTAAAGTGTGTGGAGTAGGAAGTGGAGTTGAGTTAATGATCATGATGAGAATTATGTTTATTATGAGATTGGGGATGAGAAATTAGATTTGATTCGAGGCTTATGACAAAAGTGTGATTTATATGAGACTTATGATGAGAACTTGATTAAGTTGAGATATGTGCAAGATGTTATGATTGAGGATGATGATTATGTTATTGATTATATGaatataattatgattatgttaatgatgaatttgatgatgatattgatggttttggttgagatatggTTATTGAAttggcaaggacgtgggttttgtccTACTTGCTAATTGATGAGATATCCGTGCTTGGCAAGGATAGTGATTTTGTCCTGCTTGCTCAGTGCTGTGGTGGACATGTGGGGATGGTGATTTTGTCCCTCCCACATTCTCTCTGATCCTTAAGTATGGTTGGACTCTATATCCCAGATAGCGCTACCTCCAGTGAGAAGGTGGAAGGGTATTCTCCCGCAAATTGGTTATACTTTACAAACTTCTCGAAAGTTCTGATATTTTTTTCCTGGGGATGTATGATCAGAGAGacaatatccgggttagctaccagatgtgtcaggTCTGGAAgtataaccgacacgtgagctcatggctagTAGGATaggtatgcatcatatgcatttgtttgaattgtttgggtgtgcattttattgttgtgtgttctTATGTGATTTATCTTATTATGTGCTATTTGTTATGTGTTTTATATGTGTTTACTTTTGTGTGATTGAATGGTttgatttgattgtgtttgctggTATACAAAGGTGATGGAGGTTGAGACGGATTGACTTAATGATTTGTCCTTAGACTCTAGTATATTGTTAAATGTATAGTAAAGAGAGATGCTAGTTGATTGGGTAGAAAATCTTTAGGTGAGTCTTTGAACcctaagaaaaatatttaaagatttactttgattttttcaaaaatatatatgactAAGCTTTtggatataaaattatatatagctAAGTCAAAATGATTTCAAAACAAATAAGTAAAGAATGCAAACTTCCATAAAGATAAACTCTTCTGAGATGTGCGTTGACTAGATACATGTATTTCTATTAAGTTTGTGGAATTTTCTTCTCCTACTGAGACCTTCGGGTTAGGTTCTCAACCCCTACAACTTAATATTTTTCAGAAAACGAATGAGGAAGCCTATAAGAGTTTACTAAGCATTTCGACATGCATTAATTTATTTGTAAAGCGAATTTGTTTTATTATCTTGGATGTTTTTCCtcgttgttattgttattcaatTTTTATAAAGAGGTATAGGAGttgtaattatatatgtatatgatatatatttgtatattacTTGTATAAATTATTCTTGTAAATGTGATGATTTGAatgtatatatgtatgcatgTTTGTATGTATAAAAAAGAATTCATACCGATTTTAAAGAAGGGTCAATAAGGATTTCAGGTAAAggcttgacaaaccccatttgtagggtttatcttgtattgattttaggggattttatcacctttcacccacatttattcaatgaaatagcatggttttgtatattctcctttaattgtgcttaagagtgaaaacatgctttttaggtcttaaaatagccaaatgtaatttaccttgattccattagatgccttgatatgtttgttaagtgatttcagatttaggaggcaaagattggatcaagggaatgaagaaaaagcatgtaaagttggagaactcatgaagaaatgaaagaaccggaaagctgtcaagccgacctcttcgtacttaattgaccataacttgagctacagaggtccaaatgatgcggttccagttgggttggaaagctaacatccggggcttcgatataaattttgccatatgttgcttcgcgttcaggggcgcgtacgcgcactttgcgcgcacgcgccgattctgtccgtggcccactttaatgaaatcgtccccagcggttttaggagccttgtgggcccaatccaactcatttctgatgctatttaagtcaagtattgaaggggaatcaacatactttaggtacttttgatcattagcttagttttaggagttagaactagtttctagagagagaagctctcacttctctctagaattaggattaggattaggattagttcttagatctaggttttaatctttgctttcttctacttctacctttcaattctttgttgttacattcatcttcttctattcttttgttgtaatttcctttatgttgttcttacattttgttgtagatctagtattgttctttctacattcttccaattcaataagaggtaattcataataattgttcttctttacttttctattgttgatcttttgcctttgtagttagacctccctttaattcttgcaatttatgttgtttacttttatttccttttatgtgtttgttgaaatgcctcttctagatatagtatagattttgttcctcttggcctaggtagagtaattagtgacacttgagttatctaattcctttgttgattggtaattggagagattgctaattggtttggagtgcactaaagctagtctttccttgggagttggctaggacttgtggctcaagtcaattcatccacttgactttcctttattagcaagggttaactaagtggtagcaatgaacaattctcatcacaattgagaaggataactaggatagaacttctagttctcataccttaccaagagccttttatagttgttagtttattttcattgccatttactttcatgtctcttatccaaaaccccaaaacaactcaaaccaataacaagacactttattgcaattcctagggagaacgacccgaggtttgaatacttcggtttataaatttaggggtttgttttagtgacaaacaactttttgtatgaaaggattaatgattggtttagaaactatacttgcaacgagattttatttgagaaattctaaaccgtcaaaattcCATTCGTCAAGGCTCTtacttattatagttatatatagaAGTTGTCGTAATATCCTAGCTATCAAAGTGGCACAGCTAAAAGTGTGACATTCTGGTGGTGAGGGTGTTACATAATTCAGtatagaaatcaaatcaaatagtccACATTGGGCAGCCtacctctaagggtagccctttcctttCATGTGTCCATATAGAATAAtagatccaacgtgtggcctaaACGTTGGGCTAGCAATGCCCCTGCTAGTTGAGATATGAGCCAGATGCATCTAAATTAACATCGTAACTGCCATTAACTATGAATTTCTAATACgagtctcccaaaccaattcatataactaaaaatataacaaactatttaatctttcaaatatataaaatctcaaatcaaatcaaatcaaataatacttcTCACGAAATCATTTCCAATCACACTTGCTAAATCATAAAAGATAGATTCCAACATATTTcacaatttcaaaatatcaagTATCAATATTTAGTTTCAAGAATATGTagtctcataaaaatatataatctcATGTGCAGGTTGAAAACATGAATTTCACAAGAATAAATATTTATTCTCTAATAAATTGGTTATTAAGGTCAAATTAAAATCCTTACATAGTAATTTTgtaagtataattataaattcaaagcaacatatatcaaaataattatagatataaagcaaaataattataaatgtaaagcctacacACAACTTGGTTCTAAAGACCCGAAAAGATCAAATCCAGAGTGCCAAATTAAAGGGTGAAGAGTTCAAGTAGAATGAAACGTAAGAACATAGAATTTAGACTGGGGGGCAGTGGCAAGGTGGAGTTGGCGACAGCTCTCAGAAACTCCGGCAGCAATTTCAGACAAGTAGAAGCACAGTGGTTCCAGAAGTAGCAACGGCGGCATTAACAGAAGTAGTTCTGGTGAACAGAGGAAATGGAAGCACGACAATGGCGAAGTAGAGCAAGAGCAATAACAACAGCAGCTCCGACGGACCTCCTCCGGCGTGCTTTGGTGACTTCGACGATGGTGACGATAGCTGCAACAGTGGAAGAGACACTCTCTTCCTTCATCACGACCTCCCTTTCTTTTTTCTCCCTGTGTGTTTTATTTAATCTCTTCacttctgcttgctttctctctaATCAGATTTGGCGATGCTAATGGCGGTGATCGGGCTCGTCATCGGCACCGTCTTCCTCGTCTCCCCTCTCTTCTTCTAGTTAgtatctctctctcccctctatTTTCTCCATTTCTCACCCTCTCATCCTTCCCttcatctctcttcaaatccaacaGTAGCATCCTTACTCATCACTAGTACTAGCGctccctttcttctcttcttcttcgttttctttctcttctccattTAGGGATGGCAATACCACCCGAATCCGCGGGTACCtaccccgcccctacccgctcggGGCAGGTAATTACCCGCCCTGCACTGGGGCGGGTTTTTAGCAGGGCGGGTTCTTGGGAGGGGCGGGGTGCggtcgggtttaggtaatacctgccccgctatatatataatatatattattttaatatataatatgtataatatatgtaaaataactagtaaatgattaataatattgtatcatatttaaatttttactttaatttatgttatgtatgtgatgatggttatataaattttgaaatttaatttatttattggattttaataattataggggcgggtaggggcggggcggggcggggcgggttaGGGTTCAGCGTTTTACTATCCGCGGGTAGAAGCGGGGCGGGTTCTATGCGGGTTGGTGTACGTTCGGGACGGGGTCAGGTAAAGCAAAAACCCGTTCTTACCCGCCCCGTTACCACCCCTATCTCCATTACCTCCTTGATctttgttctttttttctttctttgaacCGTGTGCATGTGGGTGTGTTAGTGAGAGTGAGGAAACAAGTGTGTATGGTTAgggttgaaagaaagaaaaaatatcaatgaataggTCCCACCATTTCATCTCTCTCTCATGCGATTGTTAATAACgattttatttaaaatgtatATCATGATTTCTTTGTAAACTTTATTAATCCCATATATGTGTATTATACGCTCAAACACTTATTTTCTTGTATTACACCTATCtaattatcatattaaaaataaaaactgcaCAAAAGTTACTCAAACATAAAAGTCCAATAAGTTTATACATAATTAATGGCAATTGGCTAAAATTgtaatatctatttaaatttgaCTTTCTGTGTAACAATTTATCTATTAGAAGCGGAATTTTAAATCAAGTTAAAATTCGTGATAAATTAATCATTGACTTGTTAAAatgaaaatactataaaaaaaataaaaaacaaattcatGCCATCATATTACATTTACACTAAAAATCAGTTACTCGTACATGATTAGGGTTGTTAAATGGGCAATTTAAATTTGACTTGTCTAAACTTGTGGATTATACAAGTTGACtcgtttttttatttgtttacaagccttaatttttagatctagatcgTTTATGGTTAACCCAATGTATTATAAGGGTTgaccatttattttttattttcaaaaaactttTACATAAAAAATCCATTTTTTAGGTTAAAAATAGGTTAAATTACACAACCGGTCCCTATATTTTTAGTGAAATTGTAAATTGGTctctacactttaaaagtttataattgggtccctaaagagaattaaaatttgcaatttatTCCTTACCGTTTAAAAAGTGttaatttaatagaatattctcagcatatgctgagaatattctgttaaaatagagaatatactgagaatattctgttaaatcaaacactttttaaacggcggaaactaaattacaaattttaattttttttaagcatCCAATTgcaaacttttaaagtgtaagGACTGATTTGTAATTTTACTAAAAATGTAgggaccaactgtgtaatttaaccttaaaaatattttattgtagTGCACATATTAGTCCGTTTAACTTACTATTTTTTGGATTATTTGGACTTATGCTGAAATTTAAATGGGTCTAATTTAAATGAATTAGTCTAATAAATTtgatacaatgtgtacaatggattaTATgagttataaaataaaagatgaatatcACCCATAATAATCATCCAAgtagataataaacatctcatgtcataaaaTTACTTATCCCAAAGGCTTTTAAGCTGATTTTAGGGTGCATCAATGATCGAACTCTTGACTTTTCGGATCtaaaactctaataccatgtcatgatactacTCATTCCAAAAGCTCACGCTGATGGAaaaagtaacactaatgattatatctctagtATTCCATAAACTTTTATTGTgcatattgtacaaatatttcattggctccctatacttcctcTTTGATATATTTTGACAGTTCTATATATAGTACatgttataatataaaatatacattacacataaattaaacatatatatttaaatacaaatacatattaactaaatttGGTATCTAATTTTGTGTGTGAACgtgttatttttgaatttcatatTCAAGTATTTATTAGAGACTAGAGAGAAACAAAATATAAAGTTTCTAAGTTGTAAGCTTGTAATATATATGCTCGCGAtattattaaaatactaaaattatatctttattaAAATACGAAAATCATTCTATAATAATTCTCGATAACTAGACTATACGAAGATTCAAATCAATCCTTCAAAAGAAGACTAGCATTAagaatgttcttttttttttaggaaGAACATGTTAAAAGGCAGCATCATCTTTAATTTCTAGTTTAAAAAGAGCAATTATATTTGGTTTCAAAATTTTTGTGATCAAATTtcggctaatttttttatatgaaaaagatattagtgtttttattgaaattaaaattatttagtgTAATTATAAGTGAGTGAATTTTGTAAGTAGAAAATTAACATGTAGAGTCTGTGTATGCAGAGTGTATATTGAAAATGTGTCAAAATTTTGACCAACACGTAGGATGCATGTTGTATATGTATTAAGCTGTAGCAACACGCTCCCTGCGTATTATATCAACATTTTTTGTACGTCTATAATGctgtaatacacttcaaatattaatatttaaccaaaacatcttcttcctcttcatattaaaaataatttcggTCAAATCTCAATGTAATTAGAAATCTCCCGTGCGGATGGTGTGTTCAATGCAAGTGTACCTTATCACATTCTTATACTCTATTTTGAAAATAAACCGTCATTGTTGTATTCTCTCCCCTTTTTTCTTCCATATAAGAATGTGATTAAGccaaagaaaaatatatagttGAAATATATTGACTAAACTTTTGACACCAAAATGGATTTGAGTCTTTAAAAACCCTAAATTAAAGAGCTTTCAAGAAGAGATTGGACTATTGGACAAAAGTATACCGCAATGTAGCAGAGGAAGCATAAGCATAGCAGGAGATAAAGACCAATGAGACCTGAACAaacaataatgatgatgatacatAGAATGCACGTTGGCAATTTGGCATGTTGCTACACTACTGTAAAAGGAATTAGAATAATAATGGGAAGCACATTGCATTGCAACCCCATCCACCGTCCACGTTCTCCACTGCCACACACTTTATACAAATCAAGAaagctatatatatacatatatagtagCACTTAGCAACTACTAGCAAATTGTGCATAGTCAACAAGCAAAAGCAAAACTACTCTTGGCTGATAAGTGGAATGCTAGCTTGTAGTTACAGATATTCTCAGTCCCAATGATCTCTGCAAAAGCAAAAGAAGCCTTTCTCCATACCATTACTACCCCTCTGCCCCTTACACTACAAAACCCACTATGACAAAATATCTCTGTGGTTGCCAGCTTGTGACTAGAATATGAATACATTGGAATACCCAGGAGAAAGATTTGTTCTAAATGTTTAAGGCACGAGCATGCTAACTTTCTATTCAGTTCACTTTTCACCCAAGCAAAATCTAAAGAAGGAAATAAGGCAAAATTATTAATGATAGTATGCTACGAATACGATATCAATGTATGAATCACAGTCGTTTTGGATTAAACCCGTGCTCAATTTCtgctttttaaattataatttaatttagttaattaaaacAGTCTAACATTTTATTATCTCTTTTCTTAACCTGTCAAAGAAAAAGCTAAATATGGAAAAAAAATGTCATTTGCAAATTGCAAATTGCAACAATTTCCTTGAAAAAATAACATACtcttaaataaagtttaaatttgtaaaaaaattaatctttagATTGCCAAATTAGGAAATATCagcataaaacaaaaaaaaaactacattCCAAATACGGCAATTGGCATGACATACTTCACactaaattacagaatcttaaatgaacGACGATATATATAGAATATGAAAGACGATcatgaaatatttttaaataatgataACTTAGCACATGTAACGTGCCGTTTTCTTCTTGTCAGTAGTAGAATTATTTTAATAGAAACGTCAGAACAAAGCGAAGATTTAGCTCCTAAAAGGCTGCAGATAACAAATAAGAGTAAGAGGAGAAACTCCATAGTACGTAATAGTAATTAATTAAGCACTATACTCGCACTCAACTAATCCTACTCAGAATCTAACTATTTCGGGATTTAGCAGAAAACTCGAAGATCACTGGTTAGATGTAAAGAGTATTTAACAAGTAACACTTCAACCGATTATCTGATCGTGCACCAAAAGAAGCcacaaaaaggagaaaaaaaaaactgtttcTAATAGAAATTTGAAACTGCAGCTAAAAAAAcactaaatcaattagcaattaaactaaagtaaaaacataaaaaaatgaaaaataaaaatcgtCCAATCTAAAACAGTTCACAATAGACAATTAGCCACAATGAAAGTGATTTCGACGTATAAAATCAAAATGGTGGTCTTGCCGTTGGAGCCCAAATCACATCGGAAGGAAGGTGACCGCTGTACATGATTCCAACTCCACAGGACTGATCTCCAATCGCCACGTGTCCCCCTCCGCCGCCGCCACCACTCCCGCTCTCCGTCGCAGCAGAAACCGGCGGTGACTGCACCTCTCCTCCTCCACCTCCACCAGCGACCTCTTCCTCCGACGATTGCAGCCTGTGGTACGCCGCTTTGCTGAACGACGCCGCAACCACGTACACCATCCCGGCGGCGATCAGCTTGCCGGCGACGAGTCCGCCGACGATCTGGCCCTGAGGTCCGGCTAGAGAGATGGAGAACGAACTTGGAACCGGCGGCGGCGGCGCGTGAGGGACAAAAGTAGCGGAGATCGAGAGTATTTCGAAGCGGCCGTGGAACGTAACAGTGGCGCCGGGGGAGGCGGCGTTGGATGGTTGACGGAGAGTGACGTTGGAAACGGTTCCAGAACCGGAGAGGATGCAGAGGCCTGAGTTCTTGCGTCGTGTGAAGCTAGCTATAGATTCAACGACGTCGTTTCCACTGGGGATTTCGAGAATGTATGGGCTCATGGCGGGCTCGGGCTCCTGTGTTATTACGAGAGGAGGCTTGGGCTTGTTTTTGGAGCCAGGTGGACGGCCCCTGGGACGCCTAATGACTTCGATAGTGGCGTCGTCTGTTGCGTTTGGCTTTTGGGCCGGGCCGAGAGTGGGCCCACCGCTGTTCCTGCTGTCATCGTCTTCTGAGGTTTGGCATTCTCGGGAGAGTTGGAAGGCGTGCTgctgttgctgttgctgttgcGGTTGTTGATGAAGCTTCGAGAACATGGTGCGTTTTCTCGAACCCGTATTCTTCTTAGGTACTGTTATTGATCTGGGTAATtcattacttttcttttcttcttttggattTTTGGGTCGTCTTTTGATATAAACTAAGCTTAAAGTGATCCAAAGGAGAGTTTATGATTGGTGCAAATAGCTTGGGTTTTGGAGGGTGGtttgatttttatttgtttttgctgATGATAGCTTAGAGATAAGTATGGTGTATGGAGCAGGAATAATGGAGGGGAAAGGTTAGGGAATAGAGTAGAAGGGATTATAAAAGAGAGAGACCTCGCAAGGCAAAATTGCACAATGCTCTTCGCGGTGAAAAGTAAGAGTGAGTTGTTTGGATTTGTTTATGTTTATTTGCTTTGGTTtttatggagagagagagagagagagagagagagagagagatgcgtAAGCTTGGAAACTAAGTAAAAGACCAATGGCGCCGCTGGTTGGGGGTCAAGTGGAGTTGGGTCCCCACAGGGACAGATGAGACAGAAATTAGGGATAGATGTTGAATGAAATTTGGGCATTGGTATATCTTTGATAAGGACTCGCTGGAATTTtcgtataattataataaatattagtgttgtactgttgtaaaataaataaataaataaataaataaataaataatataaaataaaaaatataaataaaaaattttagtattaatatttatcaatattattatctcaatataatagaaataa contains:
- the LOC112703257 gene encoding AT-hook motif nuclear-localized protein 28, giving the protein MFSKLHQQPQQQQQQQHAFQLSRECQTSEDDDSRNSGGPTLGPAQKPNATDDATIEVIRRPRGRPPGSKNKPKPPLVITQEPEPAMSPYILEIPSGNDVVESIASFTRRKNSGLCILSGSGTVSNVTLRQPSNAASPGATVTFHGRFEILSISATFVPHAPPPPVPSSFSISLAGPQGQIVGGLVAGKLIAAGMVYVVAASFSKAAYHRLQSSEEEVAGGGGGGEVQSPPVSAATESGSGGGGGGGHVAIGDQSCGVGIMYSGHLPSDVIWAPTARPPF